A genomic window from Candidatus Melainabacteria bacterium includes:
- a CDS encoding HypC/HybG/HupF family hydrogenase formation chaperone, whose amino-acid sequence MCLGIPGQIVEIVDAQKKLAKVDVSGVKRQVNLTCIVNDEHPVESCVGDWVLIHVGFAMSRIDEEEAKKTLELLHELGEAQKEIESMTQTSG is encoded by the coding sequence ATGTGTCTTGGCATACCTGGGCAAATAGTTGAAATTGTCGATGCTCAAAAGAAGCTGGCAAAAGTTGACGTTTCAGGCGTCAAGCGGCAAGTTAATCTGACATGCATCGTTAACGACGAACATCCAGTTGAATCGTGCGTCGGCGATTGGGTTCTCATTCACGTTGGTTTCGCAATGAGCAGAATCGACGAAGAGGAGGCAAAAAAGACACTAGAATTGTTGCATGAGCTCGGAGAAGCTCAAAAAGAAATCGAGTCGATGACTCAAACATCAGGTTGA
- a CDS encoding SIS domain-containing protein: MSDTSKNLAALYPFLHGKTKEPASENAMLLESIKQKVNESVAAKQQFFADNAQALIEMSTAIAGVYRAKNRMFSMGNGGSSCDALHFAVEFQHPVTAGRPALPCTCLNSDTAMISAVANDVGVDHIFSRQVEALGRAGDGLIGFSTSGNSKNLLEAFHKAKRMGVMTFGMAGGDGGEMLASKMLDYCLVVKTDSIHRVQESHVTTYHIIWDLVHTLLADYRGPAVQEGEQ; encoded by the coding sequence ATGAGCGACACCAGCAAAAACCTAGCCGCACTTTATCCGTTCCTTCATGGCAAAACCAAGGAACCGGCTTCGGAGAATGCCATGCTGCTGGAATCAATCAAGCAAAAGGTGAATGAAAGCGTTGCAGCAAAACAACAGTTCTTCGCAGATAACGCACAAGCCTTGATTGAAATGAGTACGGCAATTGCCGGCGTCTATCGAGCAAAAAATCGCATGTTTTCCATGGGCAACGGTGGTTCGAGTTGCGACGCTCTGCACTTCGCAGTCGAATTTCAACACCCGGTTACTGCCGGTCGCCCTGCCCTCCCATGCACCTGCCTCAATTCCGACACAGCCATGATTAGCGCTGTTGCAAACGATGTCGGCGTCGACCACATTTTCAGCCGCCAGGTAGAAGCCCTCGGTCGAGCTGGAGACGGGCTGATTGGATTTTCAACCAGTGGCAATTCAAAAAACCTGCTTGAGGCATTCCACAAAGCTAAGCGGATGGGAGTGATGACATTCGGAATGGCAGGCGGCGACGGAGGTGAAATGCTTGCGTCCAAAATGCTAGATTATTGCCTCGTCGTCAAAACTGATTCGATCCACAGAGTTCAGGAATCGCACGTAACGACGTATCACATAATCTGGGACTTAGTGCACACACTGCTGGCAGACTACCGGGGTCCGGCTGTTCAAGAGGGCGAGCAATGA